The DNA segment AATCCACTTATTTGGTCTGCGTTACGCATGCCAACGATCCGGAAGCCACGCTCAATGCAGCGTGCGCGTGCCGCGATCAGTGTCACGAACAGTGGCCTGCAGAAGAATGTTGGCGCGACATTCGGCCTTGATCGCATCCGCCGCTTCCTCGACGAGCCGGTTGCCGCGAAAGCGCGCGACCTTGGCATCGATAGTGTCGTCGATGTGCCGGATGGCGGCATCGACACTGGCCGGGTCGTCCGGATCGAATCCGGCAGTGATGACTTCATCCTCCAGCGCCTTAAGTCCTTCGGCGGCTTCTTCGAGGATGCGCGTCATCTCGTCTGACAGGGTGGCCATGGGCAGCTCCGCTATATGTGATAAGAGACATTATCATATATAGATGGAGCGGTAAGGCTTCAACAAAACCTTGGCAGGCACGTGCGGTGCTGCAAACGTGCGCAAGGAGTCTCCCATGCACTTATCGTCGAACAAATCACGCGCTGGTCCTTGGACCCAACGCCGCATTAAGCTTGGCAAGGGCACCTTGCGCGTTCTGGTTGTCGACGACAATCAAAACGCCGCTGAAGCGCTCGCGACCTACCTGGCGTTTGAGAAGATCGACTGTCAGACGGCGTTCGGAGGCGCACAGGCAATTTCGGTAGGCGTCGCATGGAGTCCGCATGTGATCCTCATGGATATCTCCATGCCCGACTGCAACGGCTTCCAGGCCGCGCTCGCTTTGCGGCAGGATGCTCGCACCCGTGAAATTACGATCATTGCCTTTACCGCGTTGGATGAAGCGGAAGTGCTTCGCCATCTGACTGACCATGAATTTGACGGCTATTTCCAGAAAGGTCAGTCGCCGACTCATCTGCTCGCGCTGATCTCGAACTTCGCCACTTAGTAAGCTAGGTACATCCATCGATGAAATTTTTGTCGCACCACATTTCGGCGAAATTGCGGGCATAGCCGACCGCTTTTAACTCAGTCGCAAACGCTGGGGAACAACTCGTCTCGTGCAAGGTTTCCGGTTCTCGGCTCGATGACACTCGCGAAATCGCCGCGCGACCAACGAAGTTTGTGCCGATCTGTTCGACAATGCATTCGATATTGAAGTCTCGGTAGACGAACTGCATACGCCTCCTTCGTGTAACCTCAGCATGCAGGTCCGGTTTTCGGGGATGGTGAGTTAGGAACCTCAATGAACCAACACCTCACCGACGATGATGCGTTCGTGCTGGCGTCCTGTATGTCCCACCAACTGGTGGCGGGGGCAACGATCTCTCCCCACGAAATTCAAATTCTGATCGAGCATCTGGATCAGGTCGGCGGGCTCAACCCGGCCGAGAAGACGACAGTTTTTCTCGCGCGTGAGGATTTGTTTTTTGGGCGTTACCGCGAGGCGGCAACGCGCATTAGCGAGTTGTTGCTGATTCCTCGACGCTTATAGAACCGGCATTGCATACCGGGGAAGGTCGATCGTGAAAATGCACCCAACGCCCGGTTTGTCCAGAGCGGTGAGCGTGCCGCCATAGGATTCGACATTTCGTCGGGCGATCGATAGGCCCAGTCCCAAGCCGCTCTTGTCGGTCGAGTGCTGCTTGAACGGTTGAAACAACAAGGCAACGCTTCCTGGCGGCAACCCCCCACAGTGGTCTTCTACGTTAATTAAAATACGGTCCGCAACAGCATGGACCCGCAACATTACTTCGCTATGGGCATACGTAAATTTGAATGCGTTTTGCAGCAGGTTGCCCAGCGCGGCATATAACAGATCCCGATCACCCTTAACGGCAAGCTGGGGCTCGACATGGGACACCGAGAACTTGCATCCTCTCACGCGCGCTGCGAGTTCCGCCGCATGCCGCACCTCGACAATAAACTCCGCTATCGAAAACACGTCCGCAGAAACTGGATTCCCCGTCTTTTCTCGAACCTCATTCAGTGAACGATCAATGAGGTCGCGCAATCCCGTCAAGCTTCGTTTTAACAGCGTCCCCGTCGCGCCTGAGAGCGTTAAATTTCCCGCATGGGCAGCATCAAAAGCGAGCGAGGCGGTGTTGAGATAATTCCTGAGCTCGTGGGCGAAGAAGCCCGCCTGCTCGTTGGCTTCCAGGGTTTGCCTTTCAGCAGCAATATTATCGCGTTGGTAACCAAATTCGGTGACTGCGTCGGCAATAGCGTTGTCCAGGCAACGGTTGAGCGTCCTGAACTCATCCACTTCAAAGGGAGCATCGCGCTCGTAGGCGAGGTCGGTGATGGCTTGGCAAAGGTCGCCGTAGTCATGCACCACTTGGCTTACATTAAACCCGAGGTCAAGCAGGGCTCGACCATGCAGTGCCGCAGACGTACCCATTTCTGAGGTTACGCCGCCGCCTGCTGGTCCAGAAATCGTGCGGCTATCCAGCGGTTCCGTCGTCTGCTCCACGCGCAGCGTTCTAATAAGCTGGTCTAAAAACAGCGGTACGCCATTTTTAATTTGCTCGACCGTCGCTTCACGCGCCGGTCTCAACGCCACTTTCGCTCGACACCGGGTAATGAGCTCAGCGCGGTTATTGAACAAAAAATCGTGCATCATCGGCAACACCCCACTTTTCTGCGGCTGTTCGGCCTAAGGCCGGTCTTCTGGCAAAAAAGGTGCGCTGCGGGCGCTGGGCGGCGCAGGCGTAGTGCGCGTTCCGTTATCAAAAAGCTGATGGGAAATGAACGCGCATCTGCTCAGTATGAGGCTTTTCGTCTAGCCTAATTTTAACAAGGGTCCCACTTACGATCGGAACAGCGCAATCGCTGGCGATCGGGGCTTGCCGATCACATATGATCCCAACGTCGGCGTTGACATAACGCCTGATCTCGTAATGCGTCGCGACTGGCGGAAGTCGACCCCACAACCGTCATTGAACCCTGCGCCGCGTCAAGGGACGCAATCGAGGATATGCTTTCGTTCACTGTTTTAAGATGGTGAACAAATTCGCGCCCAAAGCGGACGGCACGATCCCGACGGACATCACGATCAGCTAGACTCGGATTTAGATCCACTGATGTCAGCCACGCTTTCAGGCTCGATCGAGGATAGCCAACAGCTCTAGGTAATCGACCGGTTTCGTGAGATGCAGATCAAAACCCGCAGCTTCGGCGTTTATCTTGTCTTGCGGCTGGCCCCAGCCCGTCAGCGCGATCAACAAGACCTCACGCCCTTCGGGACGTTGGCGGATCTGCTCCGCCAGTTCGTACCCGTTGAGATCTGGCAAGCCAATGTCCAACAGGATGGCGTCTGCGGGCGACTCAAGCAGCAGCTTTAATCCAGTTGCCCCATTGTGTGCTGTTCGGACCTCGTGGCCGTCGGTATCGAGCAGCATCGCAAGACTCAGCGCTGCATCTTCGCTATCGTCAATGATCAGCACCCGCCTGTTTTTACGACCGGGGGGATCGGAGGTTGCGCCAGGCTGCGACGCATCATGCCGAGAAACTGATCTCGGCAGGCGAACGACGAATTCGCTTCCTTGCCCAATTCCTTTGCTCGAAGCGGTGACCGTACCGCCATGCCGCTCGATGAGGGACTCGACCAATGACAATCCGATACCCAAACCACCTTGAGAGCGCGAAAGCCCGGGTTCCAGCTGCGCAAATATTCCGAAGATCGTCGGCAGATGCTCAGGCGACATGCCGATTCCGTTATCGCGTACCGTCACAATCGCTACGTCACCGTCTCGGGCGACGCTGACTTCGATAGCGCCACCAGTCGGCGTGTACTTCGCTGCATTGTTCACCAGGTTCTGAAACACCTGGATTAGCCGCACAGGATCTGCGTCAAGCATGATGGGCTCGGCTGGCAGCGTCAACTTCAGGGTATGTGCCGACGCATCGATGAGGACGCGCGAACCCTCGATCGACTGCCGTATGACGTCGCCCAGATCCATACTCTGTCGCCGCAGTTCGAGCTTGCCTTCAACCACCCTCGATACTTCCATCAGGTCATCGACGAGCCGTGCGATCTGACCGACTTGTCGTTCAAGCACGCCACGCGACCAAAGCACTTGAGGATCGACTAAATCCTTGTTCCGGAGCAGCTCTACGACTGCTTGGATCGGCGCCAACGGATTGCGTAACTCGTGGGCGAGCGTCGCGAGAAATTCATCTTTGCGGCGATTGATCAGTTGCAGCGCCTTTTCAGCCTGCTTTTTAGCCTCAAGTGCCTCTTCCGCCCTCAAACGCGTGGATAAAAGTTCCTGCTCGTATTTATCCCGGTCGGTGACGATCACAAAAGCGAAGTCGTCGTACTGCGCATCGCCATCGCCTCGGCGCAAGACGTTAATTAGCATGGGCACCTTGTGGCCGGCGCTGTGGCGAATGTCAAGCTTTACTTCCGCCACTGAGCGCTGCATTAGCAGCAACGGTGCCCAATGCGTTTGATGGAAGACTTTACCGCCGATGGTCAGCAAATCCTGAATGCGGCGTCGACCTACGAGCTCCGTCGCTGCAAATCCGCACCAACTGCAAAACGTCGCATTGGCACGGACAATGGTGCCGTCGATCCGGGTGGTGACGAGACCGCAGGGTGCGTGTTCGTATGCTTGCTCGAACGAATTAAGCGTCTGCATCAGGTCGCCTGTTCACAAGCCGAGGCCTGCCAGAAAGGCTTCGGTTGCATCTTTGCTTGGACCCGGAGCACTTAGGTGTGGGCAGTGGCCGACGTTCTGAACCACGCTCAGGCTGCTGCCGACGATCCGCTCGTGCATATATTGCCCGACGCCCACAGGCGCAAGCAGATCGTCGTCTGATTGTATTATCAGCGTAGGCGTAGTCACTTTCGACAACTCCGCACGGTGATCGGCAAGGAACGTCACGCGTGCAAAATGCTTGGCGATTTCAGGGTTTGTGCGACAAAAGCTGTTGGTCAGTTCTTCGCCCATCTCGGGGCCGTTCGAGGCCCCCATGATGGCAGGTGCCATCGTGCTCGACCAGCCCAAGTAGTTGCTTTCCAGTGTTTGCAGCAGTTCGTCGATGTCAGCGCGTGCGAAGCCGCCGACATATTCGCCGTCGTTGATAAACGAGGGCGAAGGCCCGATCATGACGTTAGCTGCGAACTTGTCCGGCATCTCGATCGCAGCGAGCATGCCGATCATTGCGCTGACCGAGTGTCCAACGTAAATCACCGGGCCAGTTGCGAATTCCTCGACGATCTCCAGCACGTCTGATGCGTAACCGTGAAGAGACCCGTACTTGGCACGGTTGTAGGCTGCGAGGTCGGAATCGCCGCCGCCCACGAGGTCAAACAAAATGACCTGATATCGGGCAGCGAAGCTCGGTGCAAAAAGGCGCCACATATTTTGGTCGCAGCCAAATCCATGCGCGAAAACAATCGTAGAGGGCCCGTCGCCCTTGACGTGTACGTTGTTGCGAGATTGGATGCTCATCGATGGACCTCAGGACTGTGCTCTATTGTTTCACATTAACAGGCCGTGATTTTTACCGGGCCGTAATTTGATGGAATTGCTGAAAGCAGCTGCCGAATTGCTCGTCAATCGTCTCCGTATCTTGCTGCTGGCCTCGAGTAGATATCCTCACTGGGGTTCCTGGGTCTCCAAATTGCTGAAACTACGTATGAAACGTAACGTCTGCTGGAGATGTTGTATGAACTGGGAAACCGCACGAAACCACATATGGACCGAGCGCCGAGTAAGCGCTGCAGGCTCGCGCCTTCGTGTGCTAGTGGTAGACGACAATCAAAACGCGGCGGATGCATTGGCGATGTATTTGCATCTGGAGGTCCTCGATATCCGGACCGCCTACGGAGGACGGCAGGCGGTTGATGTAGCCATAACGTGGACGCCGCATCTCATCTTGATGGATATTTCGACGCCGGGATGCACGGGTTTCGAAGCGGCTTTAGTGATTCGCCGAGATACAAAAACGAGTCATATCGCGATCGTTGCCTTTACTGCGTTGGACGAGACCGAAGTGCGACGTCATCTCATGGACCACGAGTTTGATGCCTATTGCCAAAAAGGTCAGCCGCCCAGCGAACTCGTTGCATTGCTAAAACAGCTGACGGTAGATCCCACCTGACGCTGCTAGGGACGTTTTTAGTCGAGTTTAAGTACGTCGCGACGCGTGCTGCAACGCATATCGACCTGAGAAAACCCTTCATGGGCTCACCGTAGCGATGTGCCATGCCGTCGGCATGCAACTTAGTGGAATTGCTTACGCCGTTCAGTGAGCAATATGCACGCTGCTACGGGCGCTGCGCGATCGCGTCCGCGCAAATGGCCAAGACGCGCTGAACCATGGTGCTTGATAGATTCAACGCCATATCTCCCGTGAACAATGCTTGAACGTGTGCCTGCCGGATCACGACCTTGGCTTTGAACAGGTCGCGTCTCGCGAGTCGTAGTGCGAGTTGCCCCAGGTTGACTCGCTCAAGCCACGGCATCTTTACAGCGTTTCGTCTGAGCCAGAGCCGGCAACTCTCGACCACGTGGTCGACCCGCCATTCACTAGTCAAGCTATGCGACGCTGCCGCGGTCACGACCAGGAAGCACAACAATTCTGCGCGCCGTTCATTCTCTACAAAACATGCAACTCCTCGTCTAGCGTTTTCTGTTGGCCTTGCATCGCTTGGGTCATGCGCTGACTGCACCTGATCGCGGTGCCAATGCAACTTCCGTCACACCCGTCGCAATAGTGACGATCGCGCACGTCCTCCCCTTCCACACGTTGTAGTGGTCGCTTGGCGGCGTTCCGACCGTGCGCCCGTTTTCACGTGCGTAAAACGTCGGCTCGCCGCTCTTCCCGCGAGACACCGCTTCGTCCACCGAGTCGCCAAAGGCCGCTCGCAGCTCCGCTACAAAGGCCGCCATCTTCGGCATAGGATGCGTTCGCCGAACAAGCATATCCATAACAGCCTCCGTAATCGACAAAAAAGGGGCAATTCAGCGTTTCAAAACCCGTTATAGAATACTGTACATCCATACAGTGTTGTCTGTCCATGAGCCGCCCGATCCCTATCACCGCCGACGCCGCAGGCTCATTTCTCATCGAAGTGCTGGCGAAGGTGCCGGCGGGATTTCCCAGTCCTGCGCAGGACCATACGCAAAAGCGCATCGATCTTAATGACGTGCTGGTGCTCAATCCGATCGCAACTTTTCTGTTCCAAGTCGAAGGCGATTCGATGATCGATGCCAGGATCTTTGACGGCGACCGGCTCATCGTTGACCGTTCAATCGAGCCGGTGCATGGTCGAGTGGTCCTTGCCTGCGTCGATGATGAGT comes from the Burkholderia sp. PAMC 26561 genome and includes:
- a CDS encoding response regulator is translated as MHLSSNKSRAGPWTQRRIKLGKGTLRVLVVDDNQNAAEALATYLAFEKIDCQTAFGGAQAISVGVAWSPHVILMDISMPDCNGFQAALALRQDARTREITIIAFTALDEAEVLRHLTDHEFDGYFQKGQSPTHLLALISNFAT
- a CDS encoding sensor histidine kinase, which encodes MMHDFLFNNRAELITRCRAKVALRPAREATVEQIKNGVPLFLDQLIRTLRVEQTTEPLDSRTISGPAGGGVTSEMGTSAALHGRALLDLGFNVSQVVHDYGDLCQAITDLAYERDAPFEVDEFRTLNRCLDNAIADAVTEFGYQRDNIAAERQTLEANEQAGFFAHELRNYLNTASLAFDAAHAGNLTLSGATGTLLKRSLTGLRDLIDRSLNEVREKTGNPVSADVFSIAEFIVEVRHAAELAARVRGCKFSVSHVEPQLAVKGDRDLLYAALGNLLQNAFKFTYAHSEVMLRVHAVADRILINVEDHCGGLPPGSVALLFQPFKQHSTDKSGLGLGLSIARRNVESYGGTLTALDKPGVGCIFTIDLPRYAMPVL
- a CDS encoding hybrid sensor histidine kinase/response regulator, giving the protein MQTLNSFEQAYEHAPCGLVTTRIDGTIVRANATFCSWCGFAATELVGRRRIQDLLTIGGKVFHQTHWAPLLLMQRSVAEVKLDIRHSAGHKVPMLINVLRRGDGDAQYDDFAFVIVTDRDKYEQELLSTRLRAEEALEAKKQAEKALQLINRRKDEFLATLAHELRNPLAPIQAVVELLRNKDLVDPQVLWSRGVLERQVGQIARLVDDLMEVSRVVEGKLELRRQSMDLGDVIRQSIEGSRVLIDASAHTLKLTLPAEPIMLDADPVRLIQVFQNLVNNAAKYTPTGGAIEVSVARDGDVAIVTVRDNGIGMSPEHLPTIFGIFAQLEPGLSRSQGGLGIGLSLVESLIERHGGTVTASSKGIGQGSEFVVRLPRSVSRHDASQPGATSDPPGRKNRRVLIIDDSEDAALSLAMLLDTDGHEVRTAHNGATGLKLLLESPADAILLDIGLPDLNGYELAEQIRQRPEGREVLLIALTGWGQPQDKINAEAAGFDLHLTKPVDYLELLAILDRA
- a CDS encoding alpha/beta fold hydrolase, translated to MSIQSRNNVHVKGDGPSTIVFAHGFGCDQNMWRLFAPSFAARYQVILFDLVGGGDSDLAAYNRAKYGSLHGYASDVLEIVEEFATGPVIYVGHSVSAMIGMLAAIEMPDKFAANVMIGPSPSFINDGEYVGGFARADIDELLQTLESNYLGWSSTMAPAIMGASNGPEMGEELTNSFCRTNPEIAKHFARVTFLADHRAELSKVTTPTLIIQSDDDLLAPVGVGQYMHERIVGSSLSVVQNVGHCPHLSAPGPSKDATEAFLAGLGL
- a CDS encoding response regulator, whose product is MNWETARNHIWTERRVSAAGSRLRVLVVDDNQNAADALAMYLHLEVLDIRTAYGGRQAVDVAITWTPHLILMDISTPGCTGFEAALVIRRDTKTSHIAIVAFTALDETEVRRHLMDHEFDAYCQKGQPPSELVALLKQLTVDPT
- a CDS encoding LexA family protein, which encodes MSRPIPITADAAGSFLIEVLAKVPAGFPSPAQDHTQKRIDLNDVLVLNPIATFLFQVEGDSMIDARIFDGDRLIVDRSIEPVHGRVVLACVDDEFTVKRLYKRSGVIRLHAANPLYPPITFVEGQEMSVWGVVTWNLRQLLHPQKRR